The Vanessa atalanta chromosome 25, ilVanAtal1.2, whole genome shotgun sequence nucleotide sequence GCAACCGAATTATTGTCGAAGTAGAAAATTTAGAGCAGTTACGGAACTCAGAAAACCAGggttttaatggaatattaGGTTGCAAACTGCCATAAAATTTACCTTTTACATGACGGGTAAAGTTCCATACATCATTCCAGCGCTTATTCAGATCAATTTTAGCGAGAGAACGTAAATCTTGGGCAAAACAGTTAACATAAGTCTCCGTACCATTGCGAATAGACCACTTAGCACATATATCAGCCTGTTCATTGCCAGAAATCCCGGAGTGGCCAGGAATCCAAGCAAGGGCTACCTCAATTCCAGCAGAGTGACACTTAAAAAGAAGTTCCCGAGTTTTGAGGTTAATTGGGTGAACATCTCTAGAACGTAagggaaattttaaaatatcttctaaacAACTGCGACTATCAgtgaaaattatagttttattaaggtTGTGGGATTCTACCAGGGATACAGCTTCATAAATAGCTATTGTTTCTCCAGAAAAAATAGATGTCTTGGGAGAGCATTTAAAACTAAGGGTCAGCTTCATGTCAGGAACCCATACCGCTGAACCCACAGGGTCATCTGCAGATAGTTTAGAGGCGTCTGTAAATATAGTTCGCCACCCGGGAAACTGTTCATTTAAGAGGTTTTTAAACCGAACGTTGGCTCCAGGATCTTCtttattaataccaaaatatgtaattacattggGCCTAAAAACAAGTGCATCAAAAGGGACAGCAAACAAAGGATTACCAGGAAATTGAAAAAGAGGAGATGCTgcaataaatttttcataactttTGAAAAGGCAAGGAGCTTCTTTATGAGTCCAATAAGTTGAAGatggaataaaatttgaaagGTGACAAAGAGAAGTAAGTAATGGGTGGCAAGAATTTTGAACAGCTTTGTAGAGGAATCTATCACAAAGATATTGTCTACGAAGAAATAAGGGAGGATCGAGACATTCTACTTGGAGAGCTTTTATGGGGGAGGACTTCATGGCACCACAAATGATGCGGAGACACTTAGCTTGAATTTTGTCCCAATCGGCTAAAGCAGATTTATTACACGGTTCAAGCAAGAATGACCCGTAATCAAAATGACTCCGAACAATGGCGTTATAAAGGAGTTTCTGAGTGTAGGGATGAGAACCCCACCACACACCTGAAAGAGACCTCAAAACATTTACACCAAGCTCACATTTTTCCTTAATGTAATTAAGATGGACCGTGCCAGTCATACGAGAGTCAAAGTATACCCCCaaaaattttacgttattttttacttgGATGGTCTCATTTTCCAGAATAATATCAACATCTGGTATCAATCTTTTTCTGGAAAACACCACTGCAGAGCTTTTGGGACCAGACAGAGATAAGCCATGATCCTCTAGCCAGATATAAAGATTTTGTATAGCAGAATTAAGGCGAACAGAGCAATCGTCGATAGATTCTGAGGCGTAATATAGGGCTATATCATCTGCGTATTGTAATATGTTACAATTGGATGAACAAGAAGAGTCAAGTTCAGAAGTATATAAACTATAGAGAATGGGACTTAAAACTGATCCCTGTGGTAACCCCTTCCATACTATTCTTGGGGGATGCATAGTACCTTGGACTCGAACAGAAATATAACGTTGCATGAAAAggttacatataacattaatcaTCCTCGCGGGAAGACTCAGCTGGAGCATTTTCTGCCTGAGTAGCGGGAGGAGAACATTATCATAGGCTGAAGTGACGTCAAGAAAGACACCAACAAGATGGTGTCCCCTTGAGAGGGCCAGGCGAATTTCCGAAGAGAACACGCTCAGGCTGTCCATCGTGCCCATACCTTTTCTAAACCCAAACTGCGATTTTGGCAAGATATTCCTGCTTTCAAGAATCCAttctaatctattttttattaagtgttcCATAATTTTGGCCAGAACTGACGATAAGGCAATAGGACGATAGGAGGAGGGATCTTTAGGATCTTTATGAGGTTTAAGGATAGGAATGATGATTTGATGTTTCCATGACTCAGGAACAAACCcagtttcataaattttgttaagaatagagagtaaaattaattttgaacagtCAGAACATTTCTTTAGAAAGGAGTAAGGAATACCATCAATACCAGGAGAGGAGTCGTGGAGATTGTCTAAAACAGAGCAGAGCTCATCACGTGTAAAAGGATCATCCATTCGATCATAGGAAGGAGGAGAAGGGGAAGATGAAGGAAAACAATTTTCAGGAGGAACAAAAGGTGGAGCCAGTCTATCCAAAAAATCATAGAGCCAGACAGAAGGGTCGTTAGAAACAGGATTGCTATCACTGAAAGAACCTcggaagtttttaatttttttccaaacAAGTGAAAAAGGGGTTCGGGGAGAAAGACTCTCACAGAAACGAAACCAGCCGTTACGTTTCTTCAAGGATAATTCCCTTTTTGATTTGGCATTTGTACTTTGAAAATTTAAGTAGTTTTCTAAAGACGGAAATTCCATAAAGACCTCTTCCATCTCATCCCGTTTGCGGATGATTTCCGTGCATTCATAATCCCACCAAGGGGGGGAAGGTATGAAATCTTTAGGAGACTTTTTAATTGGGATGAATTGATTGGCCGAATTTAATAAAgcagaaataaaatcattataagtttgtaaaaagttttcaacagttattacaggaaattGATCTGTCTGGCTTGTAACGCATTGCTGAAATTCTGCCCACTTAGCCTTCGAGATACGAAACTTTAAGAGAGGAGGAAATGGCATAGGCGAGACAGGAACAGTATGGGATAAGGAGATAAGAATGGGGAGATGATCACTACCATATGAGCAGGATAATACCTTCCAGTTACACTGAGAGGCCAGATTGGGAGACGTTAAGGACAAGTCAACACAACTGGGATTCTGAGATGGAGGAGTTCTTCTAGTAGGCGAGCcatcatttaataaacaaaggttattattatcaaacaaatcAATGAGGTGAGCAGAAGGGTATTCACACTGAAGGGAACCCCACATAGTATGATGGCAGTTGAAGTCACCTACAACAACTAAAGGGATAGGAAGAGTTAAGAGGATAGAGCTTAATTCAGAAATAATGGAAGAATTAGGAGAAGGAATATAAATTGACACGAAGGTTGTATTTATAGCCCTGACGGCTACAATATTAAAAGAGGGAGAGTGGTGAGGGAGAGGAATCAATGAATAGATAAGGGATTGTTTAAGAAGAAGGGCACTTCCATCCCATCCACTAACATGATCATCGCGGAGACATGAATATCCAGGAATCCGAAAACGAGAACCCGGCTTTAACCATGTCTCCGAGATGGCCAAAATATGAGGATGGTAGGAGGTAATTAGAGAGAtgatttcatgttttttatgtCTAATGCTCTTGCAATTCCATTGGAGAATTGtcgccatttttattaaaagaataaggAGTGAACTGATTAAGTTTTTCAGTGACAGTGTACGGTAAACTGATATTATGCTTGGTAATGATATCGATTAAAGAAAGCAAAAGTTGGATGATATTGGATAAATCAGGATTTTGTTTAGAATTATCTGAAGTTATAAGAGCACAGCCATTAGGCTGGGAAGATTTTGGAGAACTAACTAGGGCAGAGTGAGCTTCTTTATCGAATCCCTTACTAAGGGGAGGGCGAGGTCGTTGGTTGAGAAGAACAGTTTTCCGTTGGGATGAAACAGGAGGGATTAGAGGGCTGGAGATTTCATAAATAGGAGTGAGAGGGCTCATCGTAGGGCGAGTGGGAGTGGACATAGAGTTGGGAGGAGAACGTGCGGAGTCAGCAAAAGAGCGACGGGTAGGGCGAAAACGGAGAGAGGCTTCATTGTATGGGATATTTTCCTCTGACATCacaatttttatctgtttctGTCTCATATGTTCTGGGCAATTGGGGTCAGTAGCCAGATGTGGACCTGAGCAAGACAGACATGTAGCCTCACAATGGGGTACTTTACAGGAACGTCCATGATGAGGTTGAGCACACACAAAGCACCTTGGCTTGGACCTGCATTTATCTTGAGTGTGCCCAAAGCGACAGCAATTGTTGCATTGGATAGTGGGAAGGGAGTAGAGGGATACTGGAAGTGAAGTGTAACAACAAAAGATTCTCTCAGGTAAGGTTTGACCTAAAAATGTCACAACGACTGTTTGAGTAGGTAACCATTCAGTTTTACCGTCAGTAACAGATTTTCGGTTCAACCGTCTTGCTTTTATAGCCCGGCAACCAGGGGTGTAGCATTCGATACTACTCAGAAACTCCTCCATAGACCAGTCGATGGGAATTTGCTTCACAATACCCATTCGGGTAATGTGAAAAGCTgggataattattttgtaattatgctCCTGGAACAATGGACTGTCAATGAAATTATTGGCAGAAGAAGCATTCTCAAATTCAACAACAACACGGTTGCGTCCTGCTGATTTAATTCCTCCCTTGAGAACACCAGAAACCTTGCTTCTGTAAATAATTTGagcaaatttaagtaaattaatcgtATAACCAGCTGATGGGTCGGGTTCCACTCGTGAGGCGTGGACAATAAAAGGGCCTTGATCGGAGTCGTTATACTTCAATTTAGTACCGCTAAATTCGGGGAGTGTGAATGTGTGTTGAATCGAAGCGCTAGGGGGAGAGGAAGCATCCCGTTTGTTTAGAATACTCTCTGCAGCGGTTTGAGAGCGTTTGGCAGCCTTTAGGACTTTTTTGGAGTCTTCTCTGATTATAGATTCACTAGACATCACACAATCATGACTTATGGAGTCACCTCCGCCCCCATCCGGGGGCTCCTCAGATTCCATCACCaactactaaattattaaaaaaaacacttacctCACAACAAGTAATAACGCAGGACAACACAAATATTAGTGGAACTAAGCAATATTAGTACAAAAAACCTAATTTAGAAATCGCGCACGTGTAGTAAACAATACCACAGACCTCCAACATCAAGCAAagcaaacacaaaaaaaaaaacctgtcaaaacataacgactcgcattgccatgacacttacaactccattcggggtgacccgctcttaaaagtaaatcagcgatcaaacattattgccaactactcgattcattaattatctaaatcaacaaccaaagtaaccacgctccgatatatatatatgtatatatatatatacatattacttgtattttttttttgcgatttCGACAAAGCAAAGACaacagacaaataaataacagaaatatatCAAATCGCTTGTCGAAGTGGTGATTTGTCTAAGATTTTGTATAAAAGTTTGACAAAAGACAATATGTCTTAAATATGACAAAGAAGCTAACTTATTGgatttattggttatttttttatttattactagtcaCACGACCCGGCTTTACACGGGCACAACAAGGGTCAAGATACAGCTTTTATATTGaagatcaattattttaaataaatgttgttttttgcCGACTAAGAAAATTCTTGGCtgttctctactataatatgttttatacatataaatcttcttcttgaatcactctgcttatttataaaaagacataAGACTGGAAAcgcctttattttataatacgtagAAACAAAACACACAGATACGTTTGCAGTTTTTCCCGCATTACATTTGTATTGTAACACGAATTGACAATAATTGATTAGTTTGGCAGTAATTTCAAGTTTTAAAGTAATCggccaaaaaaataaattcgtttttatatttttgattacttACAAGCTACATtgactttgaaatatatttttaaatacacagagacacttaaattttatttgaacagaGAAATGTAATATCGACtttctatttacaaatatttggcaacgaatgtatgttatttaacgTAGAAAAGATAACATTTCAAGGACGGACGAATATACAGACCGAatcacaaaagaaaataatcgtTGGTTtggtttataattgtattactgTATATGTTTAAGTAACTTGTATCACCATTAGGTTAGAGATcgatatatttcatttactttattttctctGGATAATATTCAAATCGATTGTGTGAAACGATGATTACCAATGATATTTTCATACGAAtttcaatattcatttattacttaattgtaaaacaaaatgaattttaCATAAATGCCGAGCGTATTGCTAGAAGTATGAGAAGGCTTTACAGAACATTTATGATTGAttctaaaatatcatttaaacataACGTTAAGACTTTTTCCAACGTCATACTACATGTTTACGTAATTTTCCTTCATTTAGTTTGTCCCTTGAGTCGGGTCCATATTTTTCTTTCCTATAACTAATATGTGTGTTTACTAAGGTCAGCTTTATGTTTAAGTTTGTAtattgtgtatgtgtatgtttgGTTACACCCTCAGTGTAAAGACTCTCAGTATATCTTGAGTTGACTGGAAAATAACGCCTTTTGGTATTAAGTCTACCTATAAAtttgtgcaaataaataaataaattcttattaggTGGGGCATCAAACCACCGCCTTAGAGGTGTTCTCATATCAACTTATTCAATAACTGATAGTGAGATCCATGAGAACCCTTAAATTTGCAATGGCATCTGCTCGCCATATGCGCGAATAACTCTTAGCCTGTCAACCGATTTCAAATCTTGAAATCTTCGTTTTCGACAGGAGATACTTCAGttggaattttatataaaccgaTCAAAAAGTAATTTGCATATGATATCAACAGTACGGGGATTTTTCAAAAGTTTCCAATACAATGCGTCGTTCATTTCGGTTatcgtttaaataaagaacactcAATTCGCACTGCAGTCTTATGACTGTTGAAATGTAATTCAATTAACGCATCATTGTTCTATCGAGAGTTCCGTAAATCGTAATCCGTAGTGCGATGACCTGCTCTTTTGTTATGGTATCGATTCACTAGACTGGAAAATAGGCGTAGGATACCTAATGACACCTATTGATTTCGACTTAAATGCCATGAGAGAATATCATGTCGGACAATAGAGATCGTTTAGAgacttttttatagttttaaaaatgattttcattAATCAGTTTCaagaaataaagattaatttggCAGTTAACGTACGGTATTCGttttcatcatcataatcatggTCAGATAATCGTTACCCATTGCTGGCTGGAAACTGGTTATAGTTCTTTCTTAAGGTACATCAAATATCGGTCTCCGTCTTCCGAATCCAGTCAGGGCCTAATACTTTCTTTGGATCATCACTACATACAATAGACTTTTTTAATCGGTACCCGTCGCGTCTGTCTGTCTACCTGGACGCGATTAACTCAAAAACTGCGGaacgatttttttatcagttttcACCAATTGAAGGAGGACTGGATAGGTGTATAAATCCTGCCGACTGAGAGCTTACTAACGTGCGCAGCGTAAACCAAACTTGTATGtattacgataaatattttatttgacgacctctgtggtcgagaaTTCGATGGCCGGGTTCcattcccggccgaatcgatgtaaaaaaaagttcattagttttctgttgtcttgggtctgggtgtacgtggtaccgtcgttacttctaattttacataacacaagtgctttagctacttacattgggatcagagtaatgttgttcaatatttatttatttttatatttatttttattttatgaatctgTTTAAtagctacatacatacattattacgtatatatatatatatacgtacataattaaataattatgaaagtctattcaaatacattatttattttaaataaattgttgtctaATGATTCAAATACCGACATCTGGTATGGGATATCTGCGCCCACGTGCCAGTTTGCATCTTTTAAGAAACAGGCAGATGTGTCTCCACACCTGGCGCTATGGCTTCGAGATATACATTTCTTTACAACCAGTTTGTAAAGCtgctaaaatatttaacgtaagcttgtttatgttttttttttcaacttgaAAGGCTtccttttttaaagtaaatcaaatgattaaaatttatttaacattatattaaattcgtaatttaaaatggtattacaaatatatatcgtaAATTGTAGTACAATAAGTATTTTTCCAACTCCCCTTTAAAtaagtacttattttattacctacaaaaatacatattattttgatgtattttttattaatattaaaattaaataaaaaaaaaaatacagtgtcCTAAAAATTTTCGAATAAGACTTTCTTGTctcgttaaataataaatatttatactaattatctatttccttataattaattaaggcaCGCGTTACATTCTCAcactctataaaattatttataagcaattatAAGATAAGAAATGTCCGCCCTGTATTGTACGTTGATAGTACTACAACACAAACATTCACGCATATGCCAtgacaatattaaatacgaacaaaaacaacaataaatttgCATACATAAGATTAAAGGCAGCATTTTACTATACAAACATATCATTGTCGGATCAGACAAGCAGACGGTCACCTGATGGCAAGCGGTTGATCATTGAGATTCTGATTTTGTTACATTGaagaataaatacttttaataaacagGTCAGTAGATTAAGTTTATGATTTCGTCTttgaatgtgtgtgtgtttgggttattacttttttgttcGTTCGTGGTTTAGGTACAAAAAACTGTCCTTCCTTGCATTTTAAACTTCATagcaaatatcattaaattcggTAAAGTGGATTATCCTTGAAAGCgtaacatatgtataaatacaagagagttacttttgcatttatatttgtatagataaggTTTAAGTtcgaaagtggcaccggtaaacgagaagctatgtggaaaattgtatgggcatgttatacggaggaatgaggaccatgttgtgaggaatgtcttgagcatggatgtggacggatatagaggaaggagacgaccaaagaaacaatggatggattgtgtgaaagacgatatggttagaaataatgtttcttgtgagatgacgtccgacagagaagtatggaagaagatatgctgcgccgaccccaagtaaaattgggataagggcaggaggatcaTGATTAGTTAGATACTAGTATAGAGATAAGAGAGCTTACAGTTAGTATTAGTTGATATCCATACACGATACATTTTACTTGTAATACGGttgacattaattaaaaaatgaacgaCTTTTTTTCCAAGATTTGGAACGACCTGCCTGGGTCTATTTGTCTTGataagttgaactctggagcctttaagagtagagtgaataggtttcttttggatgggcgtgtaccaccttcgtcttcatctacactttccatcaggtgagatgaaAGACAAACGCCTTTtccattacaattataaaaaaaagaacgactgagtttcttgctggtttttCTCGCAAGAATTTTGCATCCGAACTGGTAGTAGGTACAATAaatgttatcttttaaaataccaaTTTACATGTGCTTTTGGAAATATTACAATGCGTAACCGTACACAGAAATGCAACCGCAGAGTACAAAGTGCAACTGTGTACTGCGCAAGTGTTGCTCAGTGGTAAGGAAGCAGCAGGTGAGATATATACCTACTTGCATTACTAAAGCCTGACAAGGGCCTACATCTTTATTCTTAGCCCcatattttaacgtttaaaaTGATGCaaagttataaaatgtattgtctTAGTTACTAAGCTTTGAAAAGATGATTATTCTAAATTCATTGGTTcattcatcataatatatattgtattatatatattaacttagaataaataataataaggcacTTTGTATAGTAAGactttgtgattattttatggGATGGAACTGATTTCAGACGCACGGGTGACACCAGTAGGAGGATTCAGGAGTCACggctattttttatatgtttgcaatggataacaataaaatattattattatcatacaaCATATCCATTTTATTGGTGATAGGTATTGTACACCACATTACATTGTTGTACATCGGTTgttatgggtacgccactccgaggtcccggattcaattcccggccgagtcgatgtaaaaaaattttattagttttctacgatgccttgggtctgggtgtttttggtacagtcgttacttctgatttgccaaacacacaagtgctttacctacttacattggcatcagagtaatgtatgtgatgttgtccaatatttattgatatttatttattgttaagtttaGATTTGAAGGGAACGTTCAGAGAATATAAAGTCAATTATAGACTCATCACAGAGAGAATAGATGACGAGTATTCATCTaattacttgaaaatatttaatatccatactatacatttattaaatttgatttacaaGATAAAGCGCTCAGATTTCCATACCTTATTGCATGCAAGTGACATATTATACGAGACATGACGTCATCAACAGATACCAATCACGCGTGAATAACATCCAAGTCAATTATACCCGATATGATACACCAACGTTTCCAACATAttgatattaacatatttactttggtggtagggctctgtgcaagcgatgtaaaaagtcgcggGATTGATCCTGGCTCCTTGGgttattgtcgtccccactccaagtgataagcttaagaGGAGGgctaaataggaatattagtaatttcttaattaatttggggcattgctagtatatataagattttaaattaacatggttatttttattactaacagtatttaaaacgggaacaagacattcgtagataatgtcgaaatatcgagctccaacaaataaaaataaaaaacatggtaaatatcccgttttaaatactaacaGTAATTGCtagtatacttaaaaaaaaaaaaaacaaaccaacagtactcagtattgttggattacggtttgaagggtgagtaacaatttattaataaagaaaatgataaaatataaatatgacctATACcttatagcactcaggaataatgttgTTTTCGACCAgtgataacaattttaaaattcgatcgTCAGTACCCGAGAACACTCCGTacgtacaaacaaacatttttcatCATATGTGTATAAATTCTAACAAACATTATTCATCATATGTGTATAAAATTCTAACgctaagcagtaatacttagtattattgcgtTCTGTAGAGCtatgttgtaaaaataaactcgaaactcatctcAGAACAAGAGCGTGTAGTTCAGAATGTAATACGCGACTTTgactataaacattatatatatcaaaggttatacgtatcaaaatgacgAATCACCGTTAGTCGGTTctcaacatttcacaagtgagatacgatgtgaattcttacagaatcgcactactgatttgaagggtgagtgagcttgtataactacaggcacaagggacattaatcttagctcccaaggttggtggcgcattggtgatgtaaggtatgtTTAATATCTCCTACAGAACtcttgtctatgggcagtggtggtTGCATCATCAAGTGGCTCATTGGTCCGTCTGCAAACatatatcatagaaaaaaaaagtactagCAAATTTTAactcttcataatattagtatatactaGCTGtgaccgcgacttcgtgcgcgatGGAATTTAGAAAagcgtgattttattattattttacatttaattctattccttattacatcagctatgtGCCAGTGAAAATTCcctcaaaatcggtccagccgttccagggattagccggaacaaacagacagacaaacgaaaatagtaaaaaatgttatttcggtaTGTGTACCGTGtacacatatgcatttagtaaaacgcagttattttaatattacaaacagacactccaattttattatatgtatagaaaaccACCATAATGCTACCTGAACCAATACAGACCTCAATATAATAGCAGGCGGAAATTTTTCATACACAATGGATTCTACATA carries:
- the LOC125073810 gene encoding uncharacterized protein LOC125073810, whose amino-acid sequence is MESEEPPDGGGGDSISHDCVMSSESIIREDSKKVLKAAKRSQTAAESILNKRDASSPPSASIQHTFTLPEFSGTKLKYNDSDQGPFIVHASRVEPDPSAGYTINLLKFAQIIYRSKVSGVLKGGIKSAGRNRVVVEFENASSANNFIDSPLFQEHNYKIIIPAFHITRMGIVKQIPIDWSMEEFLSSIECYTPGCRAIKARRLNRKSVTDDRATGHLAERKSAVLSNHVYFSTLTLAELSTY